From the genome of Rhodothermales bacterium, one region includes:
- a CDS encoding DUF427 domain-containing protein: MKAIWNGVVIAESDATRKVEANHYFPLDAVNTEYLKQSDYHTTCPWKGEASYYHVVAGGETNENAAWFYPDPSEKASEIKDYVAFWRGVKVTE, translated from the coding sequence ATGAAAGCCATCTGGAACGGCGTCGTCATCGCCGAGAGCGACGCGACGCGCAAGGTCGAAGCGAATCACTACTTCCCGCTCGACGCCGTGAACACGGAATACCTGAAGCAGAGCGATTACCACACGACGTGCCCGTGGAAGGGGGAGGCGAGCTACTACCACGTCGTCGCCGGCGGCGAGACGAACGAGAACGCGGCGTGGTTCTATCCCGACCCGTCGGAGAAGGCGTCGGAGATCAAGGACTACGTCGCGTTCTGGCGCGGCGTGAAGGTGACGGAGTGA
- the secD gene encoding protein translocase subunit SecD → MQDNGFKVFVTLAFLGLSLWYLFPTLQSYFMEQRIEELSDTERVDYVNDNYTEIRDVRERALKLGLDLQGGMHVTLEVRMDALVRALATDVDAAFEQALAASREEANATGNDFVEIFVDTFEEQDPNVRLSRYFRNTGANITRRSDNPEVASYLRAEADEAVTRAISIVRERVDRFGVSEPSIQQQGSRRIVVELPGVDDPQRVRDLLRGTARLEFRLMADPGELNAARNRIIAYFDNAPGDAVEAPVAVVDPVAADTSTVVADTAAALEADDLAEDAAADTAANLDDLLGLDEGVAESENPLLRVLSPIPGESVIFGAVAEQDTAAAGALLRRPAVQQMLPPGVKLLYTAKAEATTETGADIYYLLGVRGGDPELTGEVITEARPDFDPYTNEPEISITMNSDGAQTWSRLTGANVGRPVSIVLDDLVYSYPTIIDKIPGGRTSITGVTRTEAEDVVVVLKSGALPAPVDIVEERTVGPSLGAASIRAGTVSVLVGLLLVAFFMVFFYRTAGLVANLALLLNILFIFGILAAFGATLTLPGIAGIVLTIGMAVDANVLIFERIREEMTSGKTLKASIDGGYAKALSAIADANITTFFVGVILYSFGVGPIQGFAVTLMAGILSSLFTAIVVTRIVFDYFVAERRSVVAFG, encoded by the coding sequence ATGCAAGACAACGGATTTAAAGTTTTCGTCACCCTCGCGTTTCTGGGGCTCTCGCTCTGGTACCTCTTCCCGACGCTCCAGAGCTACTTCATGGAGCAGCGCATCGAAGAGCTCTCGGATACGGAGCGCGTGGACTACGTCAACGACAACTACACCGAGATCCGCGACGTGCGCGAGCGCGCGCTCAAGCTCGGCCTCGACCTCCAGGGCGGCATGCACGTCACCCTCGAAGTCCGGATGGACGCGCTCGTCCGCGCCCTCGCCACCGACGTCGACGCCGCCTTCGAGCAGGCCCTCGCCGCCTCCCGTGAGGAGGCGAATGCCACCGGCAACGACTTCGTCGAGATCTTCGTCGACACGTTCGAGGAGCAGGACCCCAACGTCCGCCTCTCGCGCTACTTCCGCAACACCGGCGCCAACATCACGAGGCGCTCGGATAACCCCGAGGTCGCGTCTTACCTCCGGGCCGAGGCCGACGAGGCCGTGACGCGCGCCATCTCGATCGTCCGCGAGCGCGTCGACCGCTTCGGCGTCAGCGAGCCGTCGATCCAGCAGCAGGGCTCGCGGCGGATCGTCGTCGAACTCCCCGGCGTGGACGACCCGCAGCGCGTGCGGGACCTCCTCCGCGGCACGGCCCGCCTCGAGTTCCGGCTCATGGCCGACCCCGGCGAGCTGAACGCGGCCCGCAACCGCATCATCGCGTACTTCGACAACGCGCCCGGCGACGCGGTCGAGGCGCCCGTCGCGGTCGTCGACCCCGTAGCCGCCGACACGTCCACCGTCGTAGCGGACACCGCTGCCGCGCTCGAAGCCGACGATCTTGCCGAGGACGCCGCCGCTGACACCGCGGCCAACCTCGACGACCTCCTCGGCCTCGACGAAGGGGTGGCCGAGAGCGAGAACCCGCTGCTCCGTGTGCTCTCGCCGATCCCCGGTGAGTCCGTGATCTTCGGCGCCGTCGCCGAGCAGGACACGGCCGCGGCCGGCGCGCTCCTCCGACGGCCCGCCGTGCAGCAGATGCTCCCGCCCGGCGTGAAGCTCCTCTACACGGCGAAGGCCGAGGCCACGACCGAGACCGGTGCCGACATCTACTACCTCCTCGGCGTGCGCGGCGGTGACCCCGAGCTGACGGGCGAGGTCATCACCGAGGCCCGGCCCGACTTCGACCCGTACACGAACGAGCCCGAGATCTCAATCACGATGAACTCCGACGGCGCGCAGACGTGGAGCCGCCTCACCGGCGCGAACGTCGGCCGCCCCGTCTCGATCGTGCTCGACGACCTCGTGTACTCGTACCCGACGATCATCGACAAAATCCCCGGCGGCCGGACCTCGATTACGGGCGTGACCCGGACCGAGGCCGAGGACGTCGTCGTCGTGCTGAAGTCCGGCGCGCTCCCCGCGCCCGTCGACATCGTCGAAGAGCGGACGGTCGGGCCGAGCCTCGGCGCGGCGTCGATCCGGGCGGGCACGGTGAGCGTGCTCGTCGGGCTCCTGCTCGTGGCCTTCTTCATGGTGTTCTTCTACCGCACGGCCGGGCTCGTGGCGAACCTCGCCCTGCTCCTGAATATCCTGTTCATCTTCGGCATCCTCGCCGCCTTCGGCGCGACGCTCACGCTCCCCGGCATCGCCGGTATCGTGCTCACGATCGGTATGGCCGTCGACGCGAACGTGCTCATCTTCGAGCGCATCCGCGAGGAGATGACGAGCGGGAAGACGCTCAAGGCCTCGATCGACGGCGGCTACGCGAAGGCGCTCTCCGCCATCGCCGACGCCAACATCACGACGTTCTTCGTCGGCGTGATCCTCTACAGCTTCGGCGTCGGCCCCATCCAGGGCTTCGCCGTCACGCTGATGGCCGGCATCCTCTCGTCGCTCTTCACGGCGATCGTGGTGACGCGGATCGTCTTCGACTACTTCGTCGCCGAGCGCCGCTCCGTCGTCGCCTTCGGCTGA
- the secF gene encoding protein translocase subunit SecF: MRIFENTDYKFISKRRTAYVVSGVLLLMSVFGLLTRGLETGIDFQGGTEFVIETGEVLPIPGVRDALSAAFGVQPEVKTYDNDHTLLIRTTAGGDDIDAIQQSAVTAVSSAFPQATVSVIKIDSVGPRFAEDLKRGAFYAVIASLFVIFLYVWLRFEWQFSLGAVAALAHDVTITLGIFAMFHHLLPFSLQIDQAIIAALLTIVGYSLNDTVVVFDRIREFTNLFKTEPYAEIVDRSINSTLSRTLVTSGTTLIVVLTLFIFGGEVLRGFAFALLVGIVIGTYSSIFVASPILVELKTRALAAR, translated from the coding sequence ATGCGCATCTTTGAAAACACCGACTACAAGTTCATCTCCAAGCGGCGGACGGCCTACGTCGTCTCCGGCGTCCTCCTGCTGATGAGCGTGTTCGGGCTCCTCACGCGCGGGCTCGAGACCGGGATCGACTTCCAGGGCGGGACCGAATTCGTCATCGAGACGGGCGAGGTGCTCCCCATCCCCGGCGTCCGCGACGCGCTCTCCGCCGCCTTCGGCGTGCAGCCCGAGGTGAAGACGTACGACAACGACCACACGCTCCTCATCCGCACCACGGCCGGCGGCGACGACATCGACGCCATCCAGCAGAGCGCCGTGACGGCGGTGAGCAGCGCGTTCCCCCAGGCCACCGTCTCCGTCATCAAGATCGACTCCGTCGGGCCGCGTTTCGCCGAGGACCTCAAGCGGGGCGCGTTCTACGCCGTCATCGCGTCGCTCTTCGTGATCTTCCTCTACGTCTGGCTCCGGTTCGAGTGGCAGTTCTCGCTCGGTGCCGTGGCCGCGCTCGCGCACGACGTGACGATCACCCTCGGGATCTTCGCCATGTTCCACCACCTCCTCCCGTTCTCGCTCCAGATCGACCAGGCCATCATCGCGGCCCTGCTCACGATCGTCGGGTATTCGCTCAACGACACCGTGGTCGTGTTCGACCGCATCCGCGAGTTCACGAACCTGTTCAAGACGGAGCCCTACGCCGAGATCGTGGACCGCTCGATCAACTCGACGCTCTCGCGCACGCTCGTGACTTCGGGCACGACGTTGATCGTCGTGCTGACGCTGTTTATCTTCGGGGGCGAGGTGCTGCGTGGCTTCGCGTTCGCCCTCCTCGTCGGCATTGTCATCGGGACGTACTCGTCGATCTTCGTAGCGTCGCCGATCCTGGTGGAGCTGAAGACGCGCGCCCTCGCCGCCCGATGA
- a CDS encoding STAS domain-containing protein encodes MRFKTEERYNAVVLQLKGDVMGGPDGSKLHDQLREMKEAGQMNVVIDLSKVRFMNSSGLGMLIGGLSTMRNAGGDLRLANATDRIQSLLMIAKLLTVFKHFDSVDEAVESYNEEPASEG; translated from the coding sequence ATGCGATTCAAAACAGAAGAGCGCTACAACGCCGTCGTCCTCCAACTCAAAGGCGACGTGATGGGCGGGCCGGACGGCTCGAAGCTGCACGACCAGCTCCGCGAGATGAAGGAGGCGGGCCAGATGAACGTCGTGATCGACCTCTCGAAGGTCCGCTTCATGAACTCCTCCGGCCTCGGCATGCTCATCGGCGGGCTCTCCACGATGCGCAACGCCGGCGGCGACCTCCGCCTCGCGAACGCCACCGACCGGATCCAGTCGCTCCTGATGATCGCCAAGCTGCTCACCGTGTTCAAGCACTTCGACTCCGTGGACGAAGCCGTCGAGAGCTACAACGAAGAGCCGGCTTCTGAGGGTTGA
- a CDS encoding adenylosuccinate synthase, translating into MPVTIVIGSQWGDEGKGKVVDLLAPEMDIVARYQGGANAGHTIAWEDKQFVLHLVPSGIFHAGTTCVIGNGVVIDPVALMEEIRTIKELGFEVEGRLFISHNAHLIMPYHKAVEQARERYRDAGAIGTTGRGIGPAYVDKFARTGIRVVDLLDRDVLRKKLKDAIEEKNAILRSVYGADGLDVDALIEEYVEFDRHIDPYVKNTPEYLNNALKEGKRVLAEGAQGSLLDVDFGTYPFVTSSHPTAGGCCTGLGVPPTAVDRVIGIVKAYSTRVGNGPFPTELDGDADHDPHGIGQKLRDVGHEYGATTGRPRRCGWLDLVALRYTASINGFTDMAITKLDVLCGLDELKVCTQYRIDGKLTDRFPNDLATLERVEPVYETFPGFADLGGADSVDGLPETARAYLRFISDSLDVPISTVSTGPKRSETLQV; encoded by the coding sequence ATGCCTGTAACGATTGTCATCGGAAGCCAGTGGGGCGACGAAGGAAAGGGGAAGGTCGTCGACCTCCTCGCCCCGGAAATGGACATCGTCGCCCGCTACCAGGGCGGCGCGAACGCCGGCCACACGATCGCGTGGGAAGACAAGCAGTTCGTCCTCCACCTCGTGCCCAGCGGCATCTTCCACGCGGGCACGACCTGCGTGATCGGCAACGGCGTCGTCATCGATCCGGTGGCGCTGATGGAGGAGATCCGCACGATCAAGGAGCTCGGCTTCGAGGTCGAGGGGCGGCTGTTCATCAGCCACAACGCCCACCTCATCATGCCCTACCACAAGGCGGTGGAGCAGGCGCGCGAGCGCTACCGCGACGCCGGGGCGATCGGGACGACGGGCCGCGGCATCGGGCCGGCGTACGTCGACAAGTTCGCCCGCACCGGCATCCGCGTCGTCGACCTCCTCGACCGCGACGTGCTGCGGAAGAAGCTGAAGGACGCCATCGAAGAGAAGAACGCGATCCTGCGCTCGGTCTACGGCGCCGACGGGCTCGACGTGGACGCGCTCATCGAGGAGTACGTCGAGTTCGACCGGCACATCGATCCGTACGTCAAGAACACGCCGGAGTACCTCAACAACGCCCTCAAGGAGGGCAAGCGCGTGCTCGCCGAGGGCGCGCAGGGCTCGCTCCTCGACGTGGACTTCGGGACGTACCCGTTCGTCACGAGCAGCCACCCGACCGCGGGCGGCTGCTGCACCGGCCTCGGCGTCCCGCCGACGGCCGTGGACCGCGTCATCGGGATCGTGAAGGCGTACTCGACGCGCGTCGGCAACGGCCCGTTTCCGACCGAACTCGACGGCGACGCCGACCACGACCCGCACGGCATCGGGCAGAAGCTCCGCGACGTCGGCCACGAGTACGGCGCGACGACGGGCCGCCCCCGCCGCTGCGGCTGGCTCGACCTCGTCGCCCTTCGCTACACGGCCTCGATCAACGGCTTCACCGACATGGCGATCACGAAGCTCGACGTGCTCTGCGGTCTCGACGAGCTGAAGGTCTGCACGCAGTACCGCATCGACGGCAAGCTGACGGACCGCTTCCCGAACGACCTCGCCACGCTCGAGCGCGTCGAGCCGGTCTACGAGACATTCCCCGGCTTCGCCGACCTCGGCGGCGCGGACTCCGTGGACGGCCTCCCCGAGACGGCCCGCGCCTACCTCCGCTTCATCTCCGACTCCCTCGATGTCCCGATCTCGACGGTCTCGACGGGGCCGAAGCGCTCGGAGACGTTGCAGGTTTAG
- a CDS encoding HAMP domain-containing sensor histidine kinase: MKAYRTSVKIKLGLIVAAVLIAVASLWYTNDLANRLMRQERSAIQLWARAQEYVTQVDATNPYQEDFVRLERLLESAGPLPRRTADSLRQALRWARSMPASDEINFVFNEIVEPEARFNVPAIITDTSLTTIVTSRNVAVDSSQTQAEIDADLLRTAAEMDAIHPPIRLDLGGGLAVQLIHYGESATVRSLRWFPFVQFVFVGLFIFVGYLGFSYVRRSEQSSLWVGMAKEAAHQLGTPISSIMGWIELLRVGERAVDNEQVADELEKDVGRLHRVADRFQKIGSVPTLEAQRLAPVADSVADYIRRRMPSAGNRVRLDVDVPADLWVALNRELFEWVVENLLKNALDAIEGHGVISVRGYRTPSRSGRGAGAVTLDVSDTGKGIERSAARHIFRPGFSTKKRGWGLGLSLAKRIVEDYHGGTLTLAESKPGQGATFRITLTEAKPVAEVERPVPTRLQEA, encoded by the coding sequence GTGAAAGCCTACCGCACCTCGGTCAAGATCAAGCTCGGCCTCATCGTGGCGGCCGTGCTCATCGCCGTGGCGTCGCTGTGGTACACGAACGACCTCGCCAACCGGCTGATGCGGCAGGAGCGCTCCGCCATCCAACTCTGGGCACGGGCGCAGGAGTACGTCACGCAGGTCGACGCGACGAACCCCTATCAGGAGGACTTCGTCCGGCTCGAACGACTCCTCGAAAGCGCCGGCCCGCTCCCGCGCCGCACGGCCGACTCGCTCCGGCAGGCGCTCCGCTGGGCTCGCTCGATGCCGGCCTCGGACGAGATCAACTTCGTCTTCAACGAGATCGTCGAGCCCGAGGCGCGCTTCAACGTGCCGGCCATCATCACGGATACGAGCCTGACCACCATCGTCACGAGCCGGAACGTGGCCGTGGACTCGTCGCAGACGCAGGCCGAGATCGACGCCGACCTCCTCCGCACGGCCGCCGAGATGGACGCGATCCACCCGCCGATCCGGCTCGACCTCGGCGGCGGCCTCGCCGTCCAACTCATCCACTACGGCGAGAGCGCCACCGTCCGCTCGCTCCGGTGGTTCCCGTTCGTGCAGTTCGTGTTCGTCGGCCTGTTCATCTTCGTCGGCTACCTCGGCTTCTCGTACGTCCGCCGCAGCGAGCAGTCGAGCCTGTGGGTGGGGATGGCGAAGGAGGCGGCGCACCAGCTCGGCACGCCGATCTCCAGCATCATGGGCTGGATCGAGCTGCTCCGCGTTGGCGAGAGGGCCGTCGACAACGAGCAGGTGGCGGACGAACTGGAGAAAGACGTGGGCCGCCTGCACCGCGTCGCCGATCGGTTTCAGAAGATCGGGTCGGTGCCGACGCTGGAGGCGCAGCGCCTCGCGCCCGTGGCCGACTCCGTCGCCGATTACATCCGCCGCCGAATGCCCTCGGCCGGCAACCGCGTCCGCCTCGACGTGGACGTGCCGGCGGACCTCTGGGTCGCGCTCAACCGAGAGTTGTTCGAGTGGGTCGTCGAGAACCTGCTAAAGAACGCGCTCGACGCGATCGAGGGGCACGGTGTGATCTCGGTGCGGGGGTACCGGACGCCGTCGCGCTCGGGTCGCGGCGCGGGTGCGGTCACGCTCGACGTGAGCGACACCGGCAAGGGGATCGAGCGGAGCGCGGCCCGCCACATCTTCCGTCCCGGCTTCTCGACGAAGAAGCGCGGGTGGGGGCTCGGCCTCAGCCTCGCCAAACGCATCGTCGAGGACTACCACGGCGGTACGCTCACGCTTGCCGAGTCGAAGCCGGGGCAGGGCGCCACGTTCCGCATCACGCTCACCGAAGCGAAGCCGGTGGCCGAGGTGGAGCGGCCGGTCCCCACCCGATTGCAGGAGGCCTGA
- a CDS encoding sialidase family protein, producing MLIVLVGALGCQTEPPPVVAPAADEVFRDVATPARPGSSVPGLFRIGNRVAMSWVEEADGHAALRFAVREGESWSAPQTVAEGDDWFVNWADRPGVVSLGDSALAAYYLVEHGGDNPYAYDIRLVRSADAGRTWSAPITPHHDGTPTEHGFVGAVPQLDGSLLVAWLDGRGYHPVQQAHDGHDHAPTDEMSLRTATLGPDGQLTDEAQLDHRTCDCCPTAAVAVPGGALVAYRDRSADEIRDIAVVRREGDAWSAPALVHADGWQIDGCPVNGPALDAAGERVALAWFTAADGAARARLAFSDDAGKSWGEPVTVSDEHPVGRVEVVALGDGGALVSWIEQIGDAAELRVRAVAEDGTLGVPITVAGIAAERASGMPRMIRDGEWVLLAWTESGDASQIRVRAARLEDLRPTDAELDRRAGAGA from the coding sequence GTGCTCATCGTCCTCGTCGGGGCGCTCGGCTGTCAGACGGAGCCGCCGCCGGTCGTCGCGCCCGCTGCCGACGAGGTGTTCCGCGACGTGGCGACGCCGGCGCGGCCGGGGAGCAGCGTGCCCGGACTGTTCCGTATCGGCAATCGCGTCGCGATGAGTTGGGTGGAGGAGGCAGACGGGCACGCCGCGCTCCGCTTCGCTGTAAGAGAAGGCGAAAGCTGGTCGGCCCCTCAAACGGTCGCCGAGGGCGACGACTGGTTCGTCAACTGGGCCGACCGGCCGGGCGTCGTCTCCCTCGGTGACAGCGCGCTCGCGGCGTATTACCTCGTCGAGCACGGTGGCGACAATCCGTACGCCTACGACATCCGGCTCGTCCGTTCCGCCGACGCGGGGCGGACGTGGAGCGCCCCGATCACGCCGCACCACGACGGCACGCCGACCGAGCACGGATTCGTCGGTGCCGTGCCGCAGCTGGACGGCTCGCTCCTCGTCGCGTGGCTCGACGGGCGGGGCTACCACCCGGTCCAGCAGGCGCACGATGGGCACGACCACGCGCCGACCGATGAGATGTCGCTGCGCACGGCCACGCTCGGGCCTGACGGCCAACTCACCGACGAAGCCCAACTCGACCACCGGACGTGCGACTGCTGTCCGACCGCCGCCGTCGCTGTTCCCGGCGGGGCACTCGTCGCCTACCGCGACCGCTCCGCCGACGAGATCCGCGACATCGCTGTCGTCCGGCGGGAGGGGGACGCGTGGTCCGCGCCCGCGCTCGTCCACGCCGACGGCTGGCAGATCGATGGCTGCCCCGTCAACGGTCCCGCGCTCGACGCCGCCGGGGAGCGTGTCGCGCTGGCGTGGTTCACGGCTGCGGACGGTGCCGCCCGCGCCCGCCTCGCGTTCTCCGACGACGCCGGGAAAAGTTGGGGCGAGCCGGTTACGGTCAGCGACGAGCATCCCGTCGGCCGGGTGGAGGTGGTCGCGCTCGGCGATGGCGGGGCGCTCGTGAGCTGGATCGAGCAGATTGGCGATGCTGCTGAACTTCGGGTCCGCGCCGTAGCGGAGGACGGGACGCTCGGCGTACCCATCACCGTGGCTGGCATCGCGGCCGAGCGCGCGTCGGGGATGCCCCGGATGATCCGCGACGGCGAGTGGGTCCTGCTGGCGTGGACGGAGTCTGGCGATGCGTCGCAGATCCGTGTGCGGGCGGCGCGGCTGGAAGACCTCCGGCCGACGGATGCAGAACTGGATCGGCGTGCCGGGGCCGGAGCATGA
- a CDS encoding lysophospholipid acyltransferase family protein encodes MNESNEPDEANARDPLGSLVGAARFAAAGFVVVVGTVVVLATGWAPLRVRGARLAGWVVTGMARTATTLFGVRIVCDQPERLRLHRGFVFPNHVSFVDILVLLHLFPLRFLSNHVVERTLFVGWVAKAIGTVFVDRRDSEARAEARRELADALAEQDHPPLVLFPEGRIGEGEVLHPLRRGAFEVAAEGAIPYLLCAIRYSDLDAVHWRRREPFFAALWRLARHRGPLTARLVFLGSVHPTPADDPDALVRHAESLLGAAISTPRGDATAGAAGP; translated from the coding sequence ATGAACGAATCGAACGAGCCTGACGAGGCGAACGCTCGCGATCCGCTCGGAAGTCTCGTCGGTGCGGCCCGATTCGCAGCCGCTGGTTTCGTCGTTGTGGTTGGCACCGTGGTCGTACTGGCGACGGGGTGGGCGCCGCTGCGGGTCCGTGGGGCGCGGCTCGCGGGGTGGGTCGTGACGGGGATGGCGCGCACGGCGACGACGCTCTTCGGCGTCCGCATCGTGTGCGATCAGCCCGAGCGGCTCCGGCTCCACCGGGGCTTCGTCTTTCCGAACCACGTCTCGTTCGTCGACATCCTCGTGCTCCTCCACCTCTTCCCGCTCCGCTTCCTCAGCAACCACGTCGTCGAGCGGACGCTGTTCGTCGGCTGGGTGGCGAAGGCGATCGGGACGGTGTTCGTGGACCGGCGCGATTCGGAGGCGCGGGCCGAAGCGCGGCGCGAACTTGCCGACGCCCTCGCCGAGCAGGACCACCCGCCGCTCGTGCTCTTCCCCGAGGGGCGGATCGGCGAAGGGGAGGTGCTGCACCCGCTCCGGCGCGGCGCGTTCGAGGTCGCCGCCGAGGGTGCGATTCCGTACCTCCTCTGCGCGATCCGCTACAGCGACCTCGACGCGGTCCACTGGCGGCGGCGCGAGCCGTTCTTCGCCGCGCTCTGGCGGCTGGCCCGGCACCGCGGCCCGCTCACCGCCCGCCTCGTCTTCCTCGGCTCCGTCCACCCCACGCCCGCCGACGACCCCGACGCGCTCGTCCGCCACGCCGAATCCCTCCTCGGCGCTGCCATCTCTACTCCTCGTGGCGACGCTACAGCCGGGGCTGCGGGTCCGTGA
- a CDS encoding SAM-dependent chlorinase/fluorinase, translating to MRLLTLTTDFGLNDAYVAAMKGVALSIDAGLRLVDLSHGVGPQDVMGAAFVLREAAPLFPAGTVHLAVVDPGVGTERRALALRIGEQFFVGPDNGLFSLLLDGVQPDAIVVLDRPAFWRTPTPSATFHGRDIFAPAAAHLAAGRALAEIGSPTDEIKRLHWVQPLADEQGIRGWIVHVDRFGNAITNIPAALLAEHRADRSVKCYVGSTILTGIHRTYADVEAGEPVVLVGSSGFLEVGVRGGNAAQLLSIPNGGAINVVFGDRE from the coding sequence GTGCGCCTCCTCACCCTCACGACTGACTTCGGCCTGAACGACGCCTACGTCGCCGCGATGAAGGGCGTCGCCCTCTCCATCGACGCCGGGCTCCGCCTCGTCGACCTCTCCCACGGGGTCGGCCCGCAGGACGTGATGGGCGCGGCGTTCGTGCTCCGCGAGGCCGCGCCGCTCTTCCCCGCCGGCACGGTCCATCTCGCCGTCGTCGACCCCGGCGTGGGGACCGAGCGCCGCGCGCTCGCGCTCCGCATCGGCGAGCAGTTCTTCGTGGGGCCGGATAACGGGCTCTTCTCGCTCCTCCTCGACGGCGTGCAGCCCGACGCCATCGTCGTGCTCGACCGCCCCGCGTTCTGGCGCACCCCGACGCCGAGCGCGACTTTCCACGGCCGCGACATCTTCGCCCCCGCCGCCGCCCACCTCGCCGCCGGCCGTGCCCTCGCCGAGATCGGCTCGCCGACCGACGAGATCAAACGGCTCCACTGGGTCCAACCCCTCGCCGACGAGCAGGGCATCCGTGGCTGGATCGTCCACGTCGACCGCTTCGGAAACGCGATCACGAACATCCCCGCCGCTCTCCTCGCCGAGCACCGAGCCGACCGCAGCGTGAAGTGCTACGTCGGCTCGACGATCCTCACCGGCATCCACCGGACGTACGCCGACGTCGAGGCGGGCGAGCCCGTCGTGCTCGTCGGCTCGTCGGGCTTCCTGGAGGTGGGCGTCCGTGGCGGGAATGCGGCGCAATTGCTGAGCATCCCGAACGGCGGCGCCATCAACGTCGTATTCGGTGATCGCGAGTAG
- a CDS encoding YraN family protein, with amino-acid sequence MAEVTTKDTGDHGENLAADYLEAKGYRILERNYRFNREEVDLVCFQPYDDYTQGGELVFVEVKARRGLGYGRPEAAVTRDKQEAIMRVAEAYLHETRLEGALARFDVIAVLLGGREPEIEHFENAFGMFG; translated from the coding sequence ATGGCTGAGGTGACGACGAAGGACACGGGCGACCACGGTGAGAACCTCGCGGCGGATTATCTCGAAGCGAAGGGCTACCGCATCCTCGAACGCAACTACCGCTTCAACCGCGAGGAGGTGGACCTCGTCTGCTTCCAGCCCTACGACGACTACACGCAGGGCGGCGAGCTCGTCTTCGTCGAGGTGAAGGCGCGGCGTGGGCTCGGCTACGGACGGCCCGAGGCGGCGGTGACGCGCGACAAGCAGGAGGCCATCATGCGCGTCGCCGAAGCCTACCTCCACGAGACCCGGCTCGAAGGCGCCCTCGCCCGCTTCGACGTGATCGCCGTCCTTCTCGGCGGGCGGGAGCCCGAGATCGAGCACTTCGAGAACGCCTTCGGGATGTTCGGATGA
- a CDS encoding isoaspartyl peptidase/L-asparaginase, with protein sequence MSAPRAASVDPPEPGRPALLVHGGAWDIPQDETAAHVEGLTQALARGRSLLEAGASALETVVETVAVLEAHPAFDAGHGAVLDRSGRAQLDAGLMCGATHRWGAVANVRRIAHPVRVAHRLLDGDGQERLLVGPGAEAFAEEAGFNLVDNDALVVERERERFARLKDEAAFHTSRAFSGEGSAPRGTVGCVALDSAGRLAAATSTGGAPFTRPGRVGDSPLVGSGYFADTDAAASATGWGEAIAAVLLCGRAVDAVAAGATPDAAASAGLDRMRRDVQGPGERGVAGPATGGLIVLDRHGRGGWAFTTPRMARGGWRHGSDPWTLL encoded by the coding sequence ATGAGCGCGCCACGTGCCGCGTCCGTCGATCCGCCCGAGCCGGGGCGACCCGCGCTCCTCGTCCACGGCGGCGCATGGGACATTCCCCAGGACGAGACGGCGGCGCACGTCGAGGGGCTGACGCAGGCGCTCGCCCGCGGACGCTCGCTTCTCGAAGCCGGGGCATCAGCGCTGGAAACGGTCGTCGAAACCGTCGCGGTGCTGGAGGCGCATCCGGCGTTCGACGCGGGCCACGGCGCCGTCCTCGACCGCTCCGGCCGGGCGCAGCTCGACGCCGGGCTGATGTGCGGCGCAACGCATCGCTGGGGCGCGGTGGCGAACGTCCGCCGGATCGCGCACCCCGTCCGCGTCGCCCACCGGCTGCTCGACGGCGATGGGCAGGAACGCTTGCTCGTCGGCCCCGGCGCCGAAGCCTTCGCCGAAGAAGCCGGCTTCAATCTCGTCGACAACGACGCGCTCGTCGTCGAACGCGAGCGTGAGCGGTTCGCCCGGCTGAAGGACGAGGCCGCGTTCCACACGAGCCGCGCGTTTTCGGGCGAGGGGAGTGCGCCGCGCGGCACCGTCGGCTGCGTCGCGCTCGACAGCGCCGGCCGCCTCGCCGCCGCCACCTCGACCGGCGGTGCCCCGTTCACCCGGCCGGGCCGCGTCGGCGACTCGCCCCTCGTGGGCTCGGGCTATTTCGCTGACACCGACGCCGCGGCGAGCGCGACGGGCTGGGGCGAGGCGATCGCCGCCGTGCTCCTCTGCGGACGGGCCGTGGATGCCGTCGCCGCCGGCGCGACGCCCGACGCGGCGGCATCGGCCGGGCTGGACCGGATGCGGCGCGACGTGCAGGGTCCGGGCGAGCGCGGCGTGGCCGGCCCTGCCACCGGCGGCCTCATCGTGCTCGACCGCCACGGCCGCGGCGGCTGGGCGTTCACGACCCCGCGCATGGCCCGCGGCGGCTGGCGCCACGGCTCCGACCCGTGGACGCTGCTGTGA